The sequence CCTAAAAGTTCATTGTATTTATCTACAAACCCTTTAATTTTATCGAAGATGGCATCAGTATCTGATACAGAAGAAACGGTTACAGCATTATCTGTAACAGCTTTAATGGTATATTCCACTCCACTAATTGTAAAAACGTTAGCTTTACGTTCAGTCTCTAAGCCATTAAGTACAAATTTAGCATTTTTACCATTGCTATAGTTAACTGGTTCATCTCCATTGTTTACTTCATATAAATTAAGTACTTCATGTAAAAAATCAGAATCATCCAC is a genomic window of Desulfuribacillus alkaliarsenatis containing:
- the fliD gene encoding flagellar filament capping protein FliD encodes the protein VDDSDFLHEVLNLYEVNNGDEPVNYSNGKNAKFVLNGLETERKANVFTISGVEYTIKAVTDNAVTVSSVSDTDAIFDKIKGFVDKYNELLGFVNEKLMERRYRDFPPLTNEQRRAMDDKEIEMWEEKAKSGLLRGDHMLSGILTDMRMLISDQVKGLGDGRISSLAQIGITTG